The region AGAATCCGTTTTTTCTATTTCATTCGGACAGGGGTCACAGAGTTTTATCTTTGCATAAAAACACCTTCTGTTAGTAATACTTTTTTGTGTACAAAACGGAAAAACCTTTCTTATTTCTCGGAGAATATCGGCAGCAACACGGACAGAAGAAAACGGTCCGAAATAGATTGCTCCCTTTTCGTCTTCTTTTCTCGTGATAAAAAATTTCGGATATTGGTCCTGTTTTGTGACTTTGATATACAGATAGCTTTTGTCATCTCTCCATCTGACGTTGTATCTCGGTTTATGCTTTTGGATCAGTTTTGACTCAAGAAGAAGCGCTTTAAATTCCGAATCCGTGACGATGTGCTCTATACTGTCGGCGCCTTCCACTATTGCCCGTTCTTTTGCATCATTTTTGGCATTTTCAATATGAGACTTAACTCGGGCTCTGATATTGACTGACTTGCCGATATAGATCGGTTTGCCTTTAAGTTTGAAGATATAGATACCATTAGTAGTGGGGAGATCCTTGGTTTCGAACATACCGTATATTATAAATACTTTTTCAAATACCGACCGGTATGGGAATTGTTGATGTCTAGAATCCCGCGAAGAGCACCTTGGTACACTATTTCACCGCCTTTGTCACCGCCTTCAGGGCCCAAATCAATGATCCACTGAGCGTTCTTTACTACATCAAGATTGTGTTCAATTACAACTACGGTATTTCCCTGTTCAACCAGTTCCTGAAGTGCTGCTAACAGTTTTTCCACATCAGCAAAGTGCAGACCTGTAGTCGGTTCATCGAGAATGTATAGAGTGTGACCGCGGCTCGCACGTGAAAGTTCATCAGCTAGTTTAATTCTCTGTGCTTCACCTCCTGAAAAGGTCGGTGCCGGCTGTCCGAGTGATATATATCCAAGTCCGACTTTCTGTAAAAACTGAAGTTTATTGAAGATCTTTATGTGATTTCTGAAAAAATCAGCCGCTTCATCGACGGTCATATTCAAAACGTCGAAAATCGTTTTGTCTTTATATTTCACTTCAAGTGTTTCTCTGTTGTAACGCTGTCCTTCGCATACATCGCATTTGACATATACATCAGATAAAAACTGCATTTCTATTTTAATAACTCCGGCTCCCTGGCATTTTTCACATCGTCCGCCTTTGACATTGAAAGAAAATCTCCCCCTTTTGTATCCTCGTGCTCTGGCCTCTACCGTTTCGGCAAAAATGTCACGGACTTCGTCAAACATGCCGACATATGTCGCGGGATTGGATCTCGGTGTCCGTCCGATAGGAGATTGATCGACAAGGTATACCCGTGTCAGATCCTGAAATCCCTCGAGCCGGCTGTAATCACCGACAGACTCATTCCACTGATTGTTAATTTGCAGTTTGAGTGCGGGATACAGTGTTTCTGTTATTAGAGTGGACTTCCCTGATCCTGAGACGCCGGTGATGGCGATAAGATTCTGCAGCGGAAAACGGACCGTGACATCTTTCAGGTTGTATTGTGATGCGTTGTGAAGAATAATTTTTCCTTTCTTTTCCTCAAGTTCACGTTCTGAGATAGCGATTTGCTTACGTCCTGAAAGATATTTTCCCGTTACTGTCTGCTCGTCTTTTTTGATCTCATCAATTGTTCCCGTGAATGTGATTTTTCCGCCGTTTTTTCCGGCTTTGGGGCCGAGTTCGACCAGATAATCAGCCGATTCCATTGTTTCCTGGTCGTGCTCCACGACAACAAGCGTGTTGCCGAGATCTTTCAGGTTGTGCAGCGTTTGAATCAATGCTGAGACATCACGGGGATGGAGTCCTATAGACGGTTCATCAAGGACATATAAAACACCGGTTAATCCTGTTCCGATTTGAGATGCCAGTCTGATTCTTTGCAATTCCCCTCCCGAAAGGGTTTTTGCTGCGCGTGAAATCGTCAGATAAGACAGTCCGACATTGTCCAAAAAAGTCAGTCTGGTAATTATTTCCCGTAAAATCGGAGTAGCTATCTGTATCTCGTACTCATTTAATATTTCTTTAATTCTGACATTGCTGAATTCGATCATTTTCTTGATAGCCCAGTCCGTGACATCAGAGATATTGTGACCGTCGATTGTGATCGACAGGACTTCCTTTTTCAATCGTGCACCTTCACAGACGGGACAGGTTTCTTCACGCATATATTTTTCAACTTCTCCGTTTCCGCCTTCGCTGTCAAAGTATCGTCGTTCCATGTCTTTGACCAGTCCGTGCCATGTCTCATGAATTGTTGTCGGTCTGCCGAATCGGTTCGTTCCTTCGACGAGGTATGTCGTGCCGGTACCTTTCAAAAGTATGTCCTTGGACTCCTGTGACAATTTCTTTATCGGTATATTTAAATCAACTCCTTCATGTTCTGCTACCGTTTTTATAAGTCTCAGGTACCAGGTGCCCTGATAAAAGAATTTCGGATACGGCTGGATACCGCCTTCATTAATGCTTAAGTTCGGGTTGAGTAACAAGTCAGGATCGATGCGGTATACCGTGCCGATTCCCTTACATTCAGGACAGGCACCAAGCGGTGAGTTGAATGAAAACATGCGCGGTTCGATTTCGGGAAGCGACAAATTACAATTCGGACAGGAAAATTTTTCGGAAAAAAGATGTTCTTCGCTTCCCAATGCCAAGACGGCCAGACCGTCCGAGAGATTGGTGCTTTGCTCGACTGCCGTTGTCAGCCGTGAGCGCAGATTTGACATAAAAACATCATTACTCAAATCTTTATACTGCAGTGATAAGGTATCAATATATGCTTCGATAGTGTGTTTGTTTGCTTTGATCAGATCAATATCACTGTCAAACGTAAAATCTTTTCCGTCAACTCTTGCCTGTCGGAATCCTTTACTCTGCAGATTTTCAAAAAGATCTTTGAATTCCCCTTTTCTGTTCCTGACAACCGGTGAAAGAATATGAATTATGTGCGGTTTTATTTTATCGGTTGAGAGCTCTTTTTTAATCATCTCAATCATCCGTGTCACAATCTCATCAACGGACAGTTTACGGATCTCGATATTACAATTCGGACAGTGGGGATGTCCTACCCGTGCAAAAAGGACACGAAGATAATCATAAATTTCGGTAATTGTTCCGACCGTCGATCGCGGATTGTGTGATGCTGTTTTCTGATCAATAGAGATTGACGGTGAAAGGCCTTCGATCATATCAACATCAGGCTTATTCATGATGCCAAGAAACTGCCTGGCATATGCGGAAAGTGATTCGACATATCGTCGCTGGCCTTCAGCATAAATGGTGTCAAAAGCCAAAGAAGATTTACCGGAACCTGATACTCCGGTAAAAACGACAAACTTATTTTTCGGAATTTCGACATCGACGTTCTTGAGATTGTGCTCACGAGCGCCTTTGACGACAATGGAATTTAGCATAGAAGAACCTATTAGTTTACACGGTTTTAGCAGAAAGATCAAGTAAGTGTATGAGTTCCATACATATGGCACTCTTTAGGTAAAATAGATAATAGGTAATCCATAGGTGAAATATTGTTCAGGCTTTTGTGAACTCGCTTTGTATTGTACCAGACGAGGTATTCAATAAGGTGACGATTGAATGATCCGATACCGGTCCACTTGGTATAGATGTAGGGGTTCATAAATTCTTCCTGGAGTGTTCTGTTTGCTCGCTCAATAAAGGCATTGATCTTGGGACATCTGGGGTAGATAAAGAGGTGTGGGATATTGTTTTCTTCCAGATAGTCATGGAAGTTTCCCAGATACTCGAGGCCGTTATCTGTTTGTATGGTTTTTATACCATCTTGTATTGGGTATACTAGTTCCAGTCTTCTCATAAAATCAGCACCGTTTCGGCTGTTGAGTTTTGAGTATCCGTAGGAGAACTGGAATTTGAGTTTGATGTCCACTGCATTGAAGACATACAGCTTGATTCCGTGTACAAACTTCGTGATGGTATCAATCTCAATGTATCCGGTATCTTCCACCTTGGGAGACCGCTTGACCTTCTGTCGGTACTTTACTTTCCGTTTTGCAAAGCCACTTGCTGGATTGTGATAGATCCGGTAGGTCTTGCGCTGCAGGTTGTGTCTTTTGATCACTTTTCCAATGGTTGACTCAGATATAGTTGAAATTCCTTCCTGTAGGCAATACTCATCAAGTAAGGGCTTGATCTTCTCCTTTCCCAAACAAAAGTATTGTTCTCGAATCTCTTTGATAAAGGATATGACCTTCGGGTGAGTCTCCATACGTCGGGGTGTCTTTGGCTTGGTTGTCTCTGGTATCAGGCTATCCAACTGCCCTTCTGAATCTCGCCGTCTCTTCCTCCATCGAAACAATGTCCTTCGTGATATCCCATATGCATCAACTGCAGCTTGTATCCCGTACTTCTCTGCAAATGTCAGAACATCGTTTCTGATTTGTGCTACATCTGACTGATTGTAGTCTGATAGAGATCGTATCTTTTTCATAAGATCTCTATTGTACTGCCAGTCATAACTCCTAATTACTCGAAGCTGATCTCCTCCCCATTTACTCATAGATGTTAGTTCCCTATGAGTGCCATATCTTTCGTAACTTATTC is a window of Candidatus Roizmanbacteria bacterium DNA encoding:
- the uvrA gene encoding excinuclease ABC subunit UvrA, which encodes MLNSIVVKGAREHNLKNVDVEIPKNKFVVFTGVSGSGKSSLAFDTIYAEGQRRYVESLSAYARQFLGIMNKPDVDMIEGLSPSISIDQKTASHNPRSTVGTITEIYDYLRVLFARVGHPHCPNCNIEIRKLSVDEIVTRMIEMIKKELSTDKIKPHIIHILSPVVRNRKGEFKDLFENLQSKGFRQARVDGKDFTFDSDIDLIKANKHTIEAYIDTLSLQYKDLSNDVFMSNLRSRLTTAVEQSTNLSDGLAVLALGSEEHLFSEKFSCPNCNLSLPEIEPRMFSFNSPLGACPECKGIGTVYRIDPDLLLNPNLSINEGGIQPYPKFFYQGTWYLRLIKTVAEHEGVDLNIPIKKLSQESKDILLKGTGTTYLVEGTNRFGRPTTIHETWHGLVKDMERRYFDSEGGNGEVEKYMREETCPVCEGARLKKEVLSITIDGHNISDVTDWAIKKMIEFSNVRIKEILNEYEIQIATPILREIITRLTFLDNVGLSYLTISRAAKTLSGGELQRIRLASQIGTGLTGVLYVLDEPSIGLHPRDVSALIQTLHNLKDLGNTLVVVEHDQETMESADYLVELGPKAGKNGGKITFTGTIDEIKKDEQTVTGKYLSGRKQIAISERELEEKKGKIILHNASQYNLKDVTVRFPLQNLIAITGVSGSGKSTLITETLYPALKLQINNQWNESVGDYSRLEGFQDLTRVYLVDQSPIGRTPRSNPATYVGMFDEVRDIFAETVEARARGYKRGRFSFNVKGGRCEKCQGAGVIKIEMQFLSDVYVKCDVCEGQRYNRETLEVKYKDKTIFDVLNMTVDEAADFFRNHIKIFNKLQFLQKVGLGYISLGQPAPTFSGGEAQRIKLADELSRASRGHTLYILDEPTTGLHFADVEKLLAALQELVEQGNTVVVIEHNLDVVKNAQWIIDLGPEGGDKGGEIVYQGALRGILDINNSHTGRYLKKYL
- a CDS encoding transposase gives rise to the protein MSKWGGDQLRVIRSYDWQYNRDLMKKIRSLSDYNQSDVAQIRNDVLTFAEKYGIQAAVDAYGISRRTLFRWRKRRRDSEGQLDSLIPETTKPKTPRRMETHPKVISFIKEIREQYFCLGKEKIKPLLDEYCLQEGISTISESTIGKVIKRHNLQRKTYRIYHNPASGFAKRKVKYRQKVKRSPKVEDTGYIEIDTITKFVHGIKLYVFNAVDIKLKFQFSYGYSKLNSRNGADFMRRLELVYPIQDGIKTIQTDNGLEYLGNFHDYLEENNIPHLFIYPRCPKINAFIERANRTLQEEFMNPYIYTKWTGIGSFNRHLIEYLVWYNTKRVHKSLNNISPMDYLLSILPKECHMYGTHTLT